A genomic region of Prosthecobacter sp. contains the following coding sequences:
- a CDS encoding cadherin-like beta sandwich domain-containing protein — MTTLFVRALVLLLLVLPAQSAPLSGTKTIGPTGDYASIGAAITDIQTQTLSGALVLELQPSYLSSVETFPVTFTNLGTTAANTVTLRPQTGAVGLAISSANTTVATVDLNGAQFLTIDGRPGGAGTASQLNIANTSASGRALRFINEASNNIIRYIALKGVNTSATSGTVVFSTTTGTNGNDNNTLDHCDICDGASTPANGLYALGTITTTAQNNSSNTVSNCNIFNFYATTAIDAAGVRLDSGNTDWTFTGNSFYQTASRAAVGAFVRPIYLNNTSGYNFTVTGNFVGGRAPNAGGAAWATTGTLQNYRFVGIQLNVGTTTPSSVQGNTLQNMVWTSGSGVTTLPGVWSGIYLQTGAVNLGTVSGNIIGNATGTGSVSVTTSGGGGTTFGIGSDSSGAVTIANNTVGSITANGSAASVSGSLVGIQVTSGANTISGNTVGSTITANSLNAATLSTDTTFTQQVTGILSSSTTSASIADNTVANLNNNYNHTLTSGQIRGIVTSSGGNTITGNIVRNLSTTSRNANAVAAQSVYGILQTATTAGQTVSQNIVHSLANTAVSAAVSVTGIYFSGPTSGTNVIARNLVHSLAVSSTSTSSVVNGMYIGAGMFNAQNNMVRVGINAAGASTAGASNVRGIYDNGTDAGRNFYHNSVHVGGAQSSGATNTLAFTSSGSSNARAFQNNLFVNARSNSSGTGKHYAVNYGGTIVNPTGLTAGGNIFFVSGTGGVLGFYNSADRTALAAWQTATGQDVTSAVVDPLFVNATGDATAVDMHLQASNPAEGSGLVIAAVADDFDGQIRGSLTPADIGADAGNFTVSSDVFAPAISYLPLTSGTTSNRTLTGFATITDNVGVAGGVTAPRLYFKKSTDADVFGVPNDSTGNGWKYVTASNGTSPFSFTMDYSLINGGSVSLGDVIQYFVVAQDATNNLSSSPAGAGAAATPPVQNVNAHATLNSYSIIAAPIGTKTIGPTGDYATISAAISAIQAVGLSGALTLELQAAYVSTAETFPLVFTNLGTAAGNTITLRPELGATGLSISSANTTAATVDLNGATFLTIDGRPGGMGTVSQLSISNTSTSGRALRFINEASNNTVRYTTLRGVNTSGTSGVVVFSTTTGANGNDNNTLDHCDISDGASLPVNGLYTLGTTTTTAQNNSGNTVSNCNIFNFYAATASDAAGVRLDDGNTDWTLTGNSFYQTASRTVVGAFVRPIYLNSTSGNNFTVTGNLIGGSAPNAGGAAWTTTGTSAAYRFVGIQLNVGTTTPSNVQGNIIQNIVWTSSANNSTLSGVWSGIYIQAGAASLGTVTGNTIGTGTGTGSITVTTSGNFATTFGISSGSSSAVAIANNSIGSISTNGTGSTISVSLVGIQVTAGANTISGNTIGSTITANSLNAATSSTLLGQQVAGILSSSTISASITGNTVANLNNNFAGTANDGQIRGIVTSAGANTIISNTVRNLSTTSQNANIYNSASVIGIFQFSSSAGQTVSQNVVHSLANTAASAGVWVTGIYYTGATSGTNVIARNWVHSLAVSSTSASSNLIGMQFDAGSFTAQNNMVRVGINAVGTSTAGASNVYGIWDGGSDVGRNFYHNSGYIDGTQTSGTASTYAFINSGVNNARSFQNNIFVNGRGNSGGTGKHYAVQYGGTTVNPTGLTAGGNIYFASGAGGVLGRYNSADRTTLALWRTATGQDATSAAVNPLFVNATGDATAVDLHLQASNPGESGALPITAVTDDFDGQTRSGLTPTDIGADAENFTSSSGDIYAPAISYQTLTSGSTANRTLTGFAVIADNVGVAGGANAPRLYYKKSTDAEVFDGNTSAANGWKYVAASNSTSPFSFTIDYSLLYNGVGGSGSATPGDTIQYFVVAQDAANNLGSSPAGTGAAASPPVQNLNAKPSAGVKSYSIVPIISGTKTVGVGGDYSSLGGAGGLFAAINGSVVTGNLVINITSDLAEDGSNGLNEFNANEYPPSAVSVTIQPGSATMKTISGTSASGLVRLNGADRVIIDGRYGGTGRYLTFRNSSTSSFSNTILLINDASNNTVRSCIVEGATSSFIGVVGLSTGVVTGNDNNLITDNQVRDLSSAAGVPFYLIGSIGSSQAIVNSDNTISNNELFNFSGAGAVIDSTGNESWTISGNNIYEINPATFTVYGIRMNGVGTNVITGNYIHDLLTTGSQSYGITFSGISTTTVSRNRITNFSGSAGTTSVYGIYASGGTGSTLNVVNNQITLVPAATINRTIYGFLDQGSSGSVCYVFYNSILIGGISSANFTSGASLRSGATTHVARNNIFFNSRTGGTGSHFAAGSETTGGSYIANYNVYSGTGATPASFMDFSATSGTPVPVTFATWQTSTGGDANSQASNPGGNFTTAMFMNVAAGDLHLVPGGNPLVSATGTPVAGITDDYDGESRDLIAPDIGADEFASNNANLSALDLSSGTLTPVFASSTLTYTVTVANAVSSITVTPTVADATAAVKVNNIAVVSGSASGAISLAVGVNSISVVVTAQDGATTSPYTVTVTRQSATESWRQTYFGSTSNSGNAADSFDFDKDGLPNLIEWACNLNPTTASTLPITTTRNGAVFEFAYTRSVAALNAGTAFTVEWSDDLPGSSWSTTGVTENILSDNGTVQQVKATLPAGSTGHRFVHLKVTAPP; from the coding sequence ATGACCACGCTTTTTGTGCGGGCGCTTGTCCTGCTATTGCTCGTGTTGCCAGCGCAGAGTGCTCCGCTCTCTGGCACCAAGACCATCGGCCCCACTGGGGACTATGCCAGCATCGGCGCGGCCATCACGGATATACAGACGCAGACGCTTTCCGGTGCGCTCGTGCTGGAACTCCAGCCCAGCTACCTCAGTAGCGTCGAGACCTTCCCCGTCACCTTTACCAACCTTGGCACAACGGCGGCGAACACCGTCACGCTGCGTCCGCAAACCGGCGCAGTGGGCCTCGCCATCTCCAGCGCGAACACCACGGTGGCAACGGTGGATTTGAACGGGGCGCAGTTCCTCACCATTGACGGCCGACCTGGCGGGGCAGGGACGGCGTCGCAGTTGAACATCGCAAATACCAGTGCTTCAGGCAGAGCGCTACGCTTCATCAATGAGGCGAGCAACAACATCATCCGTTACATCGCGCTCAAAGGGGTGAACACCAGTGCCACCAGCGGCACCGTCGTCTTCAGCACCACCACAGGCACGAACGGCAACGACAACAACACCCTCGACCACTGCGACATCTGTGACGGCGCGAGCACCCCGGCCAACGGCCTCTACGCGCTTGGCACCATCACCACCACGGCGCAGAACAACAGCAGCAACACCGTCTCCAATTGCAACATCTTCAATTTCTACGCCACCACTGCGATCGACGCGGCGGGTGTGCGACTCGACAGCGGCAACACCGACTGGACATTCACAGGCAACAGCTTTTACCAAACCGCCAGCCGTGCGGCGGTGGGGGCATTTGTTCGGCCCATCTACCTCAATAATACCTCAGGTTACAACTTCACGGTGACGGGCAACTTCGTAGGAGGCAGAGCGCCCAACGCGGGCGGCGCGGCATGGGCGACGACCGGCACCTTGCAAAATTATCGTTTCGTCGGCATCCAGCTCAATGTCGGCACCACCACGCCGAGCAGTGTACAAGGCAACACCCTTCAAAACATGGTCTGGACGAGTGGCAGCGGCGTTACCACGCTGCCCGGGGTGTGGAGTGGAATTTATTTGCAAACGGGTGCTGTCAACCTCGGCACCGTGTCGGGCAACATCATCGGCAACGCTACAGGAACGGGATCGGTTTCTGTCACGACTTCGGGCGGCGGCGGCACAACATTCGGCATCGGCTCGGACAGCAGTGGTGCAGTCACCATCGCCAACAACACCGTGGGATCCATCACTGCAAACGGTTCCGCAGCCTCTGTTTCTGGCTCACTCGTCGGCATTCAAGTCACCTCTGGAGCGAACACCATTTCAGGCAATACTGTCGGCAGTACCATCACCGCCAACAGCCTCAACGCTGCCACCTTATCCACCGACACCACTTTCACCCAGCAAGTCACCGGCATTCTTAGCTCCAGCACGACCAGTGCGAGTATCGCGGACAACACAGTTGCCAATCTCAATAACAACTATAACCACACCCTTACTTCAGGCCAAATTCGAGGAATTGTCACTTCCTCGGGGGGGAACACTATCACTGGCAACATTGTCCGCAATCTCTCGACGACGAGCAGGAACGCGAACGCAGTCGCTGCACAATCGGTTTACGGCATCCTTCAGACCGCCACGACGGCGGGCCAAACTGTGTCCCAAAACATCGTGCATTCACTTGCCAACACGGCGGTCTCGGCGGCGGTCTCGGTGACCGGAATTTACTTCTCCGGTCCGACCAGCGGGACAAACGTCATCGCACGGAATTTGGTGCACAGCCTTGCTGTCTCATCCACCAGCACATCATCGGTGGTTAATGGAATGTACATCGGTGCTGGCATGTTCAACGCGCAGAACAACATGGTGCGCGTTGGCATCAATGCGGCCGGGGCCAGTACGGCGGGCGCATCCAACGTGCGTGGTATCTATGACAACGGCACGGATGCAGGCAGGAACTTCTACCACAACTCCGTCCATGTTGGTGGTGCGCAAAGCTCGGGCGCGACCAATACGCTCGCTTTCACCAGCTCTGGTTCGAGCAACGCCCGCGCCTTCCAGAACAATCTCTTTGTCAACGCTCGTAGCAACAGCAGCGGTACCGGCAAGCACTATGCCGTCAACTACGGCGGCACTATCGTTAACCCCACGGGGCTGACGGCTGGCGGCAACATCTTCTTTGTCAGCGGCACCGGCGGCGTGCTCGGCTTTTACAACAGCGCCGACCGCACCGCCCTCGCCGCGTGGCAGACCGCGACCGGGCAGGATGTGACGAGCGCGGTGGTGGACCCGCTGTTCGTCAATGCCACCGGGGATGCCACAGCGGTGGATATGCACTTGCAAGCGAGCAATCCGGCGGAGGGCAGCGGCCTGGTCATCGCGGCGGTCGCGGATGATTTCGATGGCCAGATACGCGGCAGTCTCACTCCCGCTGACATCGGAGCGGATGCCGGGAATTTTACCGTCAGCAGCGATGTCTTCGCGCCAGCCATCAGCTACCTGCCGCTGACCAGCGGTACGACGAGTAACCGCACACTGACGGGCTTTGCCACCATCACGGACAACGTCGGCGTGGCGGGTGGCGTGACCGCACCGCGGCTCTACTTCAAGAAGTCCACCGATGCCGATGTGTTTGGTGTGCCCAACGATTCGACAGGTAACGGCTGGAAGTATGTGACCGCCAGCAATGGCACCAGTCCGTTCAGCTTCACCATGGATTACTCGCTCATCAACGGCGGCAGCGTGAGCCTCGGGGATGTGATCCAATACTTCGTCGTCGCGCAGGACGCGACGAACAACCTCAGTTCCAGTCCCGCCGGTGCCGGAGCCGCCGCGACTCCGCCCGTGCAGAACGTCAACGCGCACGCCACCTTGAACAGCTACAGCATCATCGCCGCACCCATCGGCACCAAAACCATCGGTCCCACGGGGGACTACGCCACCATCAGCGCGGCGATCAGCGCGATTCAAGCCGTTGGTCTGTCCGGCGCGCTCACCTTGGAGTTGCAGGCGGCCTATGTCAGCACCGCCGAGACCTTCCCGCTCGTCTTCACCAATCTCGGCACCGCGGCGGGGAATACCATCACACTAAGACCCGAGCTTGGGGCAACGGGGCTGTCTATCTCCAGCGCGAACACCACCGCGGCCACGGTAGATTTGAATGGTGCCACCTTCCTCACCATTGACGGTCGGCCTGGCGGCATGGGGACGGTGTCGCAGTTGAGCATCTCTAACACCAGCACCTCCGGCAGGGCGCTGCGCTTCATCAACGAGGCCAGCAACAACACCGTCCGCTACACTACGCTCAGAGGCGTGAACACCAGCGGCACTAGCGGCGTGGTCGTTTTCAGCACCACCACGGGGGCGAACGGCAACGATAACAACACTCTCGACCACTGTGACATCAGCGATGGCGCGTCTTTGCCGGTCAACGGACTCTACACGTTGGGCACTACCACCACCACGGCGCAGAACAACAGTGGCAATACAGTCTCCAATTGTAACATCTTCAATTTTTACGCCGCCACCGCGAGTGATGCGGCTGGTGTGCGGCTCGACGATGGCAACACCGACTGGACGCTCACGGGCAACAGCTTTTATCAAACCGCCAGCCGCACGGTGGTGGGGGCATTTGTCCGGCCCATCTACCTCAACAGTACCTCTGGCAACAACTTTACAGTGACTGGTAACCTCATCGGCGGCAGCGCACCTAACGCAGGTGGTGCGGCATGGACGACGACCGGCACCTCGGCGGCGTATCGCTTCGTCGGCATCCAACTCAATGTCGGCACCACTACGCCGAGCAACGTGCAGGGCAACATCATTCAAAACATCGTCTGGACGAGTTCCGCCAATAACTCCACGCTGTCCGGGGTGTGGAGCGGGATTTATATACAGGCGGGTGCGGCGAGTCTCGGCACGGTGACGGGCAACACCATTGGCACCGGCACCGGAACGGGATCAATCACTGTCACCACTTCGGGAAATTTCGCCACTACCTTCGGTATCAGTTCGGGAAGCAGTAGCGCGGTCGCCATCGCAAACAACAGCATCGGCTCCATCTCGACCAACGGCACCGGTTCCACAATTTCTGTTTCGCTCGTCGGCATTCAGGTCACCGCCGGAGCGAACACTATCTCCGGCAACACCATCGGTAGCACGATCACCGCCAACAGCCTCAATGCCGCTACTTCGTCCACCTTGCTCGGACAGCAAGTCGCCGGCATTCTCAGTTCCAGCACGATCAGCGCGAGCATCACGGGTAACACGGTGGCCAATCTCAACAACAATTTCGCAGGCACCGCCAACGACGGTCAGATTCGCGGGATTGTCACTTCTGCCGGAGCGAACACCATCATCAGCAACACCGTCCGCAACCTTTCGACGACGAGCCAGAACGCGAACATCTATAATTCAGCGTCGGTGATCGGCATTTTTCAATTCTCTTCGTCGGCTGGTCAAACCGTCTCCCAAAACGTCGTGCATTCGCTCGCTAACACGGCAGCATCGGCGGGAGTCTGGGTGACGGGCATCTATTATACCGGAGCGACCAGCGGCACGAACGTGATCGCACGGAATTGGGTGCACAGCCTGGCGGTTTCATCCACCAGCGCATCGTCCAACTTGATAGGCATGCAATTCGACGCTGGATCTTTCACCGCACAGAACAACATGGTACGCGTGGGCATCAATGCAGTGGGGACGAGCACGGCGGGTGCTTCCAACGTGTACGGCATCTGGGACGGCGGTTCAGATGTGGGTCGGAACTTCTACCACAACTCAGGTTATATCGACGGCACACAGACATCGGGCACGGCCAGCACCTATGCTTTTATCAATTCAGGGGTGAACAATGCCCGTTCCTTCCAGAACAATATTTTCGTCAACGGACGTGGCAACAGCGGCGGCACGGGCAAGCATTACGCAGTACAATATGGCGGCACGACAGTGAACCCCACTGGCCTGACGGCTGGCGGCAATATCTACTTTGCCAGTGGCGCCGGCGGCGTGCTGGGCCGCTACAACAGCGCTGATCGCACCACTCTTGCACTATGGCGAACCGCGACCGGACAGGACGCCACAAGCGCGGCGGTGAACCCGCTGTTTGTCAACGCCACTGGCGATGCTACGGCGGTGGATCTGCACTTGCAGGCAAGCAATCCGGGGGAAAGCGGTGCATTACCCATCACGGCAGTCACGGATGATTTTGATGGCCAGACGCGTAGCGGTCTCACGCCCACTGACATCGGCGCGGACGCCGAAAACTTCACCTCGTCTTCCGGCGACATTTACGCGCCTGCCATCAGCTACCAGACACTGACCAGCGGCTCGACCGCGAATCGCACACTGACGGGCTTCGCCGTCATCGCGGACAATGTGGGTGTGGCGGGCGGCGCGAACGCACCGCGGCTCTACTACAAAAAGTCCACCGATGCCGAGGTGTTTGACGGCAACACCTCTGCCGCCAACGGCTGGAAGTATGTGGCCGCCAGCAACAGCACCAGTCCCTTCAGTTTTACAATTGATTACTCCCTCCTTTATAATGGCGTCGGCGGAAGCGGCAGCGCGACTCCTGGTGATACGATTCAATACTTCGTCGTCGCGCAAGACGCGGCGAACAATCTCGGGTCCAGCCCCGCCGGAACCGGAGCCGCCGCGAGTCCGCCTGTGCAGAACTTGAACGCCAAACCGAGTGCCGGCGTGAAGAGCTACAGCATCGTTCCCATCATTAGCGGCACAAAGACCGTGGGTGTTGGCGGTGACTATTCCAGCCTTGGTGGCGCAGGCGGATTGTTCGCGGCTATCAATGGTTCCGTGGTAACGGGCAACCTCGTCATCAACATCACCAGCGATTTGGCCGAGGACGGCAGCAACGGCTTGAACGAATTCAATGCCAACGAGTATCCGCCTAGCGCCGTCAGCGTCACGATTCAACCCGGCAGCGCCACGATGAAAACCATCTCGGGCACCTCGGCGAGCGGTTTGGTCCGGCTCAACGGAGCCGATCGAGTGATCATTGACGGACGCTACGGCGGTACAGGCCGGTATTTGACCTTCCGCAATTCGAGCACCAGCAGTTTCTCTAATACTATCCTTTTGATCAACGACGCGAGCAACAATACTGTACGCAGTTGCATCGTGGAAGGGGCGACATCGAGTTTCATCGGCGTCGTCGGCCTGAGTACTGGGGTGGTAACGGGTAATGACAACAATCTCATTACCGACAATCAAGTGCGCGACTTGAGTTCGGCAGCGGGTGTGCCGTTTTATTTGATTGGTTCCATTGGTAGTTCCCAGGCCATCGTGAACTCGGATAACACCATTTCGAACAATGAACTGTTTAACTTTAGTGGTGCTGGTGCTGTTATCGACTCCACAGGCAACGAGTCGTGGACGATCTCCGGAAACAACATTTATGAAATAAATCCTGCAACCTTCACCGTGTATGGCATTCGGATGAATGGCGTCGGTACCAACGTCATCACTGGCAACTACATCCACGACCTGCTAACAACCGGCAGTCAGAGCTACGGTATCACTTTCAGCGGCATCAGCACCACAACGGTCTCCCGCAATCGCATCACTAACTTTAGCGGGAGCGCTGGCACGACCAGCGTCTATGGCATCTACGCAAGTGGCGGCACTGGCTCGACGCTCAACGTGGTCAACAACCAAATCACCCTCGTCCCTGCCGCGACCATCAACCGGACCATCTACGGATTTCTCGACCAGGGATCTTCCGGCAGTGTGTGCTATGTGTTCTACAATTCCATCCTCATTGGTGGGATTTCCAGCGCCAATTTTACCTCTGGGGCAAGCCTGCGCTCTGGAGCCACGACACATGTAGCGCGTAACAACATCTTCTTCAACAGTCGAACCGGCGGCACCGGCAGCCATTTCGCTGCCGGCAGCGAAACCACGGGTGGCAGCTACATCGCGAACTACAACGTCTATTCCGGCACCGGCGCGACGCCTGCAAGCTTCATGGACTTCAGTGCCACCAGCGGCACGCCCGTGCCCGTGACCTTCGCGACTTGGCAAACCAGCACCGGCGGCGACGCCAACTCGCAAGCCAGCAACCCTGGCGGCAACTTTACCACCGCGATGTTCATGAACGTCGCTGCCGGTGACCTGCACCTCGTCCCCGGCGGCAACCCCTTGGTCAGCGCAACCGGCACGCCCGTGGCCGGTATCACGGACGACTATGATGGCGAGTCTCGTGATCTCATAGCGCCTGATATCGGCGCGGATGAGTTCGCCTCCAACAACGCCAATCTGAGCGCCCTGGACCTGAGCAGCGGCACGCTCACCCCTGTCTTTGCATCGTCCACGCTGACCTACACCGTCACTGTCGCCAACGCGGTCAGTTCGATCACAGTGACACCGACTGTGGCAGATGCCACCGCAGCGGTGAAGGTGAACAACATCGCAGTTGTTTCCGGCAGCGCCAGCGGTGCGATCAGCCTCGCGGTGGGAGTCAACAGCATTAGTGTCGTCGTCACAGCGCAGGATGGAGCCACCACATCCCCTTACACCGTCACTGTAACGCGTCAAAGCGCCACGGAAAGCTGGCGACAGACCTACTTCGGCAGCACGTCAAACAGTGGCAACGCCGCGGACAGTTTCGACTTCGACAAGGATGGACTCCCGAACCTAATCGAGTGGGCCTGCAACCTCAATCCCACCACCGCGAGCACCCTGCCCATCACCACGACGCGCAACGGCGCGGTGTTTGAGTTCGCCTACACCCGCAGCGTGGCTGCGCTGAATGCGGGCACGGCCTTCACCGTGGAATGGAGCGACGACCTTCCCGGCAGCAGTTGGAGCACCACTGGCGTGACCGAAAACATCCTCTCCGACAACGGCACCGTGCAGCAGGTGAAGGCCACGCTGCCCGCCGGCAGCACTGGTCATCGCTTTGTGCATCTGAAGGTGACGGCACCGCCGTGA